Proteins co-encoded in one Callospermophilus lateralis isolate mCalLat2 chromosome 2, mCalLat2.hap1, whole genome shotgun sequence genomic window:
- the Msantd2 gene encoding myb/SANT-like DNA-binding domain-containing protein 2 isoform X3, whose product MAAPCGSELPANSPLKIPKMEVLSPASPGGLSDGNPSLSDPSTPRGASPLGPGSAAGSGATASGGLGLGLGGRSAASSSVSFSPGGGGGGAAAAAAAACRGMSWTPAETNALIAVWGNERLVEARYQQLEGAGTVFGSKAPGPAMYERVSRALAELGYERTPSQCRERIKLVRCPELNAVLQLWPHRC is encoded by the coding sequence ATGGCTGCGCCCTGTGGCTCGGAGCTGCCCGCCAACTCGCCGCTAAAAATCCCGAAGATGGAGGTGCTGTCCCCGGCGTCTCCTGGTGGTCTGAGCGACGGAAATCCATCGTTGTCCGACCCTTCCACGCCTCGGGGTGCCTCCCCGCTTGGGCCAGGCAGTGCGGCGGGCTCGGGGGCAACGGCGTCCGGGGGTctcgggctggggctggggggccGCAGCGCCGCCTCGTCCTCGGTCTCCTTCTCCCCCGGTGGCGGTGGTGGTGGGGCTGCGGCAGCCGCTGCCGCCGCCTGCCGGGGCATGTCGTGGACGCCGGCCGAGACGAACGCGCTCATCGCAGTGTGGGGCAACGAGCGGCTGGTGGAGGCGCGGTACCAGCAGCTGGAGGGAGCCGGCACGGTGTTCGGCAGCAAGGCCCCCGGGCCAGCCATGTACGAGCGCGTGTCCCGGGCCCTGGCCGAGCTGGGCTACGAGCGGACCCCGTCCCAGTGCCGGGAGCGCATCAAG